One Hordeum vulgare subsp. vulgare chromosome 4H, MorexV3_pseudomolecules_assembly, whole genome shotgun sequence DNA window includes the following coding sequences:
- the LOC123448792 gene encoding neutral/alkaline invertase 1, mitochondrial-like, translating into MAAAAISHLRRGAQRHALLYLSRRHFSSPSSLAAPLAAAARRLLSTSVESGTSSTTGSYKPPPLDPFRAALAPASPPLESPPLEEPPTTPPLPEVASAAAAPEQDPVVLQNEELEGLKAGLKALRSREESPEEKEAWWLLNRAVVNYCGSAVGTVAANDPSTANHMLNYDQVFIRDFVPSAIAFLLRGESDIVKNFLLHTLQLQSWEKTVDCYSPGQGLMPASFKVRSVPLDGNNEAFEEVLDPDFGESAIGRVAPVDSGLWWIILLRAYGKITGDYALQERVDVQTGIRLILNLCLSDGFDMFPTLLVTDGSCMIDRRMGIHGHPLEIQALFYSALRCAREMVSTDDGSKNLIRVVNNRLSALSFHIREYYWVDMKKINEIYRYKTEEYSHDAINKFNIYPEQIPSWLADWIPDKGGYLIGNLQPAHMDFRFFSLGNLWAIVSSLATQKQAEGILNLIETKWDDIVANMPLKICYPALEYEEWRIITGCDPKNTPWSYHNGGSWPTLLWQFTLACIKMGRPDLARRAVEAVEKRLSDDKWPEYYDTRTGRFIGKQSRLYQTWTIAGFLSSKMLLDCPEMASILICDEDLELLEGCACGLSNSARIKCSRRAARSQVLV; encoded by the exons ATGGCGGCCGCCGCCATCTCCCACCTCCGCCGAGGCGCGCAGCGCCACGCGCTCCTATACCTCTCGCGCCGCCACTTCTCCTCTCCGTCCTCCCTCGCCGCCCCGCTCGCAGCCGCTGCCCGCCGCCTTCTCTCTACGTCGGTGGAATCCGGCACGTCCTCGACGACGGGAAGCTATAAGCCCCCGCCCCTGGACCCCTTCCGCGCCGCCCTTGCTCCAGCGTCGCCGCCGCTGGAGTCGCCTCCCCTCGAGGAGCCCCCTACTACCCCGCCGCTCCCGGAGGTAGCGTCTGCGGCCGCGGCGCCCGAGCAGGATCCGGTGGTATTGCAGAACGAGGAGTTGGAGGGCCTGAAGGCCGGGCTGAAGGCGTTGAGGAGCAGGGAGGAGTCGCCGGAGGAGAAGGAAGCGTGGTGGTTGCTCAACCGCGCGGTCGTGAATTACTGCGGCAGCGCCGTTGGCACGGTGGCAGCGAACGACCCGTCCACGGCCAACCATATGCTTAATTACGATCAGGTCTTCATCAGGGATTTCGTGCCGTCTGCCATCGCGTTCCTCCTCAGAGGTGAGAGCGACATCGTGAAGAActtcttgctgcacaccttgcAGCTCCAG AGTTGGGAGAAAACAGTGGATTGCTACAGTCCTGGTCAGGGTTTGATGCCTGCTAGTTTTAAAGTGAGATCCGTGCCTTTAGATGGAAACAATGAAGCTTTTGAGGAGGTTCTTGACCCTGACTTTGGAGAATCAGCCATTGGGCGGGTAGCACCTGTCGACTCTG GGCTTTGGTGGATAATTCTACTGAGGGCATATGGTAAAATTACTGGAGACTATGCACTACAAGAAAGGGTTGATGTGCAGACAGGGATCAGACTAATCCTGAATTTATGCTTGTCTGACGGATTTGACATGTTTCCCACATTGTTGGTCACTGATGGATCATGCATGATTGATCGGAGGATGGGAATCCATGGGCATCCTCTTGAGATCCAG GCTCTGTTCTATTCTGCTTTGCGCTGTGCCCGTGAAATGGTCAGTACAGATGATGGATCTAAGAACTTGATCCGTGTTGTCAACAACAGGCTCAGTGCACTATCCTTTCACATAAGAGAGTACTATTGGGTTGATATGAAGAAGATAAATGAAATTTATCGCTACAAGACCGAGGAGTATTCACATGATGCTATCAATAAGTTCAACATCTACCCAGAGCAAATCCCATCCTGGCTAGCAGACTGGATTCCTGACAAAGGTGGTTATCTTATAGGAAACCTACAACCAGCTCACATGGATTTCAGGTTTTTTTCTCTTGGAAATCTCTGGGCGATTGTTTCCTCTTTAGCAACTCAAAAGCAAGCAGAGGGTATCCTGAACCTCATTGAAACCAAATGGGATGATATAGTTGCAAATATGCCTCTCAAGATATGCTACCCTGCTCTGGAGTACGAGGAATGGCGTATTATCACTGGCTGCGACCCCAAAAACAC GCCCTGGTCGTATCATAACGGTGGATCCTGGCCTACATTGCTATGGCAG TTCACCCTAGCCTGTATCAAGATGGGTAGGCCTGACTTGGCAAGGAGAGCTGTTGAAGCCGTGGAAAAGAGGCTCTCAGATGACAAGTGGCCAGAATATTATGACACCAGGACAGGAAGGTTTATTGGAAAACAGTCGAGGCTATATCAGACTTGGACAATCGCAGGGTTTCTTAGCTCTAAAATGCTTCTGGACTGTCCAGAGATGGCGTCAATATTAATATGTGACGAAGATCTCGAGCTACTGGAGGGCTGTGCTTGTGGCCTGAGCAACAGCGCTCGTATCAAATGCTCCCGTCGTGCAGCCAGGTCTCAAGTCCTTGTGTAG